Proteins found in one Labeo rohita strain BAU-BD-2019 chromosome 11, IGBB_LRoh.1.0, whole genome shotgun sequence genomic segment:
- the LOC127172655 gene encoding keratin, type I cytoskeletal 19-like → MSCKGAKTVTSKSISCRSRCGSIAYPRKAYSICGGSTRSSCFFRTGGYGKGFGGGYGLSRGCGFGGGSHFGGGCGLGKGSGFGGRSGFSGGSVFGGGCGFVGRSGFSRGCDFLGVFSTGGGSGFGGGSSFGGGYGGFVGGEKATLQNLNDRLASYLETVHSLESANAILERKICEFYERKAAIPQRDYTPYLCEIKDLQNKIIIATTENANLLLQIDNSKLAADDFRAKYEHELVMRQYVEGDIANLRRLLDQTNMAKCELEMQLRSLEDELACMRKNHQEELCALRAQLTGTVNVEVDAAPQEDLKKVLQEIRAHYENIIQRHRREQEEWFNDQMAGLNIHMEKCTEDMAKYRSEITDLRTTLQSLEIELQSQISMVAALEKTLMETEASYSSMLACFQNQINMLEAELAQLRASIEQQGRDYAVLLNIKACLEQEIATYRCLLEKQDIK, encoded by the exons ATGTCTTGCAAAGGAGCAAAGACTGTGACCTCAAAGTCCATTAGCTGCAGGAGTCGCTGTGGTTCGATAGCCTATCCACGCAAAGCCTACAGTATCTGTGGAGGTAGCACCCGCTCCTCTTGCTTTTTCAGAACTGGAGGATACGGTAAAGGATTTGGTGGAGGATATGGTCTTAGTAGGGGATGCGGTTTTGGTGGAGGATCCCATTTTGGTGGAGGATGTGGTCTTGGTAAGGGATCCGGTTTTGGTGGAAGATCTGGTTTTAGTGGAGGATCCGTTTTTGGTGGAGGATGCGGTTTTGTTGGAAGATCTGGTTTTAGTAGAGGATGCGATTTTCTTGGAGTATTCAGTACTGGTGGAGGATCTGGTTTTGGTGGAGGATCCAGTTTTGGTGGTGGATACGGTGGATTTGTGGGAGGTGAGAAGGCCACCTTGCAGAACCTGAACGACCGCCTGGCATCCTACCTGGAGACGGTGCACTCTCTGGAGTCTGCCAATGCCATTCTGGAAAGGAAGATCTGTGAGTTCTATGAAAGGAAAGCAGCAATCCCACAGAGGGACTACACCCCCTACTTGTGCGAAATTAAGGACCTGCAGAACAAG ATTATCATTGCTACCACCGAGAACGCCAACCTCCTCCTGCAGATTGACAACTCCAAACTGGCTGCTGATGACTTCAGGGCAAA ATATGAGCATGAGTTGGTGATGCGGCAGTATGTGGAGGGCGACATCGCTAACCTGCGCCGCTTGCTGGACCAGACGAACATGGCAAAGTGTGAACTGGAGATGCAATTGAGGAGTCTTGAGGATGAGCTGGCATGTATGCGTAAGAATCACCAAGAG GAGCTGTGTGCACTGAGGGCTCAGCTGACAGGTACAGTGAATGTAGAGGTTGATGCTGCTCCTCAGGAAGACCTGAAAAAGGTTCTGCAGGAGATTCGTGCTCATTACGAGAACATCATACAGAGACACCGCAGGGAACAGGAAGAGTGGTTTAATGACCAG ATGGCAGGGTTGAATATACACATGGAAAAGTGCACAGAGGACATGGCAAAATACAGATCAGAGATCACAGACCTACGAACCACCTTACAGAGTTTGGAGATTGAGCTACAGTCTCAAATCAGCATG GTAGCAGCACTGGAGAAGACGCTAATGGAAACAGAGGCTTCGTACAGCTCTATGCTAGCCTGCTTCCAAAATCAAATCAACATGCTGGAAGCCGAGTTGGCTCAGCTGAGAGCAAGCATTGAGCAACAGGGACGAGATTACGCCGTGCTGCTGAACATCAAGGCTTGTCTGGAGCAGGAGATTGCCACCTACAGGTGCCTCCTGGAAAAACAAGACATTAAGTAA